A single genomic interval of Mycolicibacterium sp. MU0053 harbors:
- a CDS encoding enoyl-CoA hydratase/isomerase family protein has product MTTSIDAPVTLQTDADGIARLRLNRPGASNGLTVELLKALHEAILACHADPAVKVVLLTGEGRNFCAGGDVKTFESKGEALPDYLREATAWLQLATAALIQLRVPVITAVQGFAAGGGGLGLVCASDIVVAARSAKFFSGAVRVGMAPDGGSSVTLTQLVGLRQALRILLTNPTLTATEAADIGLITEVVEDDDLTARAEALATELVALPTLALSATKRLVWSGVGQSVEQRLAEEARTVSELSGTADSLEGLRAVIERRAPKFVGR; this is encoded by the coding sequence ATGACCACATCGATCGATGCTCCAGTGACCCTGCAGACCGACGCCGACGGCATCGCCCGACTGCGACTCAACCGGCCGGGTGCCTCCAACGGCCTCACGGTGGAACTGCTCAAGGCGCTGCACGAGGCGATCCTGGCGTGCCATGCCGATCCCGCAGTGAAGGTTGTCCTGCTGACCGGCGAGGGCCGCAACTTCTGTGCCGGTGGCGACGTCAAGACCTTCGAGTCCAAAGGCGAGGCGCTGCCGGACTACCTGCGGGAGGCCACGGCGTGGCTGCAACTCGCGACGGCCGCCCTGATCCAGCTGAGGGTTCCGGTGATCACCGCGGTGCAGGGATTCGCCGCCGGCGGGGGTGGACTCGGACTCGTATGCGCTTCCGACATCGTGGTCGCGGCCCGCTCGGCGAAGTTCTTCTCCGGGGCGGTGCGGGTCGGCATGGCGCCGGACGGCGGGTCGTCGGTGACGCTGACCCAGCTGGTGGGCCTGCGCCAGGCGCTCCGCATCCTGCTCACCAACCCGACGCTGACCGCGACCGAGGCCGCCGACATCGGTCTGATCACCGAGGTCGTCGAGGATGACGACCTCACCGCCCGCGCCGAGGCGCTGGCCACCGAACTGGTTGCGCTGCCGACGCTGGCGCTGTCGGCGACCAAGCGCCTGGTGTGGAGCGGTGTCGGGCAGTCCGTCGAACAACGACTGGCCGAGGAGGCCCGCACCGTGTCGGAACTGTCCGGCACGGCCGATTCGCTGGAGGGGCTGCGTGCGGTCATCGAGCGTCGAGCACCGAAGTTCGTGGGCCGATGA
- a CDS encoding enoyl-CoA hydratase/isomerase family protein, with the protein MTTPEILIDDDAAVRIVTLNRPEVRNAIDMPLRIALAAALEAADADPKVRAIVLTGAGRAFCSGGDIATMERTPEAQAMERVQLAQRVIRAIWNTPKPVIAAVEGSAFGAGAALAAACDRIVAARDARFATTFVNVGLAGDMGVYASLPTRIGVARTRQMLLMAQPIDAATAAEWGLVDALAEAGAARDAAIADAHTLAGRPAEALRVMKEMLARSPQLHPLEILDREASHQARLFDTDDFAEGVAAFREKRTANFGPRQGVRS; encoded by the coding sequence ATGACCACACCCGAGATCTTGATCGACGATGACGCAGCGGTGCGCATCGTCACGCTGAACCGCCCAGAGGTGCGCAACGCCATCGACATGCCGCTGCGGATCGCCCTCGCCGCCGCGCTCGAAGCCGCCGACGCCGATCCGAAGGTGCGCGCCATCGTGCTCACCGGCGCCGGCCGGGCCTTCTGCTCTGGCGGCGACATCGCGACGATGGAACGCACTCCCGAAGCGCAGGCCATGGAACGAGTGCAGCTGGCGCAGCGGGTGATTCGTGCGATCTGGAACACCCCCAAGCCGGTTATCGCGGCAGTGGAGGGGTCCGCATTCGGCGCCGGCGCCGCGTTGGCCGCCGCCTGCGACCGCATCGTCGCCGCCCGCGATGCGCGGTTCGCCACCACGTTCGTCAATGTCGGACTGGCCGGCGACATGGGTGTGTACGCGTCGCTGCCCACCCGGATCGGCGTCGCGCGCACCCGGCAGATGTTGTTGATGGCCCAACCGATTGACGCCGCCACGGCCGCGGAATGGGGCCTGGTGGACGCCCTCGCCGAAGCGGGCGCGGCCCGCGACGCTGCCATCGCCGACGCGCACACCCTGGCCGGTCGGCCCGCCGAGGCGCTGAGGGTGATGAAAGAGATGCTCGCGCGCAGCCCGCAACTTCATCCGCTGGAGATCCTCGACCGTGAGGCGAGCCATCAGGCTCGGCTCTTCGATACCGACGACTTCGCCGAGGGCGTCGCCGCCTTCCGCGAGAAGCGCACCGCCAACTTTGGTCCCAGGCAAGGAGTTCGATCATGA
- a CDS encoding aromatic ring-hydroxylating oxygenase subunit alpha — MTSAISSRLGELIQPSRVHGSLYTDPALFAEELRKIWYRTWVFVGHESEVPQPNDYVRKKLGLQDIIMTRDRDGEIHLLLNRCSHRGNQVCDDAKGNSGTFRCPYHGWTFRNTGELVGFPFFKGYGDRKLDLPLGRVPRMDSYGGFVFGSFATEGPSLQEHLGAAAGEIDRLTRLSPEGKVALNAGWLQHRTRGNWKLLVENETDGYHPQFVHGAIFGVTGSTIGPLYSDSSTAVTRDLGGGHSENDLRPEFRKFAEPMRWFGTTESRVPNYAAAMRAKYGADADQILIEGAPHVMIFPNLFIAEIQVFNIQPVAVNECVQYSTAVQLVGAPELNRRMVSQCVGSVGPAGMLLADDTEMYERNQQGLEALTPEWLDVRRGLNRERVDEQGFTIGGATDETGMRGFWSHYQQLMEAG, encoded by the coding sequence ATGACGTCCGCGATCAGCAGCCGCCTCGGCGAACTGATTCAACCCAGCCGGGTGCACGGTTCGCTCTACACCGACCCGGCCCTCTTCGCCGAAGAGTTGCGCAAGATCTGGTACCGCACTTGGGTTTTCGTCGGTCACGAGAGTGAAGTGCCGCAGCCCAACGACTACGTCCGCAAGAAGCTCGGCTTGCAGGACATCATCATGACCCGGGACCGGGACGGAGAAATCCATCTCCTGCTCAACCGGTGCTCCCACCGTGGCAACCAGGTGTGCGACGACGCCAAGGGCAACTCCGGCACCTTCCGCTGCCCGTATCACGGCTGGACCTTCCGCAACACCGGTGAGCTGGTGGGCTTCCCGTTCTTCAAGGGGTACGGCGATCGCAAGCTCGATCTACCGCTGGGTCGGGTGCCTCGGATGGACTCCTACGGCGGGTTCGTCTTCGGCAGCTTCGCCACCGAAGGCCCCAGCCTGCAAGAACATCTCGGCGCCGCCGCGGGCGAGATCGACCGGCTCACTCGGCTGTCGCCGGAGGGCAAGGTCGCGCTGAACGCCGGCTGGCTGCAGCACCGCACCCGGGGCAACTGGAAGTTGCTCGTAGAGAACGAGACCGACGGCTACCACCCGCAATTCGTGCACGGTGCGATCTTCGGCGTGACGGGTAGCACCATCGGCCCGCTCTACAGTGACTCGTCGACCGCGGTGACCCGTGATCTCGGCGGCGGACACAGCGAAAACGATCTGCGCCCGGAGTTCCGCAAATTCGCCGAGCCGATGCGCTGGTTCGGCACCACCGAATCGCGCGTCCCGAACTATGCCGCGGCGATGCGGGCCAAGTATGGAGCGGATGCGGACCAGATCCTCATCGAGGGGGCCCCGCACGTGATGATCTTCCCCAACCTGTTCATCGCCGAGATCCAGGTGTTCAACATTCAGCCCGTCGCGGTGAACGAGTGCGTGCAGTACTCGACCGCAGTGCAGTTGGTCGGTGCCCCGGAGCTCAATCGCCGGATGGTTTCGCAATGCGTGGGCTCGGTGGGGCCCGCGGGCATGCTGCTGGCCGACGACACCGAGATGTACGAACGCAACCAACAGGGCCTCGAGGCGCTGACGCCGGAATGGCTGGACGTTCGGCGGGGACTCAACCGCGAACGAGTGGACGAGCAGGGCTTCACGATCGGCGGCGCGACCGACGAGACCGGTATGCGCGGGTTCTGGTCGCATTACCAGCAGTTGATGGAGGCAGGATGA
- a CDS encoding aromatic-ring-hydroxylating dioxygenase subunit beta, producing the protein MSAAVDSAAGLSPIPDWVDRFEVEQFLFREARYADESDYDAWEALWTDDALYWVPANGADTDPRREMSVIYDNRSRIRTRLKQTRTGRRFAAAPASHLRRLLSNIEFLGGRTNPDGGLDLEVAANFIVFEARARGNHLWGGRATYRLRHGAEGLRLAYKKVVLTDNDRPIPTLGFLI; encoded by the coding sequence ATGAGTGCCGCAGTGGATTCGGCTGCCGGGCTGAGCCCGATTCCCGACTGGGTCGACCGCTTCGAGGTGGAGCAGTTCCTGTTCCGGGAGGCCCGCTACGCCGACGAAAGCGATTACGACGCCTGGGAAGCGCTGTGGACCGACGACGCTCTGTACTGGGTGCCCGCCAACGGGGCCGACACCGACCCGCGCCGGGAGATGTCGGTGATCTACGACAACCGCAGCCGCATCAGGACCCGTCTCAAACAAACCCGCACCGGGCGCCGGTTCGCGGCCGCTCCCGCCTCCCACCTACGGCGGCTGCTGAGCAACATCGAGTTTCTCGGTGGGCGAACCAACCCGGACGGGGGCCTCGACCTCGAGGTCGCCGCAAACTTCATTGTCTTCGAGGCGCGTGCCCGTGGAAACCACTTGTGGGGCGGGCGAGCCACCTACCGACTTCGGCACGGGGCCGAGGGTCTGCGGCTGGCGTACAAGAAGGTGGTCCTGACCGACAACGACAGGCCGATCCCCACGCTGGGATTCCTGATCTGA
- a CDS encoding acetyl-CoA C-acetyltransferase, translating to MRRAAIVAPVRTAVGTFGGSLRPLRAEDLAASVVKAVVARSGVDPELVEDVVFAQSYANSEAPCIGRWVALHAGLPISVPGLQIDRRCGGGLQAVITAAMTVQTGAADVVLAGGVESMSNIEHYTTSARWGSRSGNQTLYDRLDRGREMSQPEWRFGRISGMIETAENLAGDYGISREAADEFAVRSHRRAAVAQEAGVFADEIIPIEVPQRRADPLSFARDEGVRPDSSLESLARLRTVTPGGTVTAGNSSQQNDAAAACLVVAEDALDRLGLEPVGYLEGWAAVGCEPDRMGIGPVGAVEKLFKRTGLGFDDLDLIEINEAFAVQVLAVLSGWGLQLADVEDRLNVNGSGISLGHPIGATGVRILTTMLHELRRRKGALALETMCIGGGQGIAAVFRGAV from the coding sequence ATGAGGCGCGCGGCCATCGTGGCGCCCGTGCGGACCGCCGTCGGTACCTTCGGCGGCAGCCTGCGACCGCTGCGCGCCGAGGACCTTGCCGCATCAGTCGTCAAGGCTGTCGTGGCACGCAGCGGGGTCGACCCCGAACTGGTGGAGGACGTGGTGTTCGCCCAGTCCTACGCCAACTCCGAAGCGCCCTGCATCGGCAGGTGGGTCGCGCTGCATGCGGGGTTGCCGATCAGCGTCCCGGGCCTGCAGATCGATCGTCGCTGCGGCGGCGGCCTACAGGCGGTGATCACCGCGGCGATGACCGTGCAGACCGGTGCCGCCGACGTGGTGCTGGCCGGCGGCGTGGAGTCGATGAGCAACATCGAGCACTACACCACCTCGGCGCGGTGGGGATCGCGGTCGGGCAACCAGACGCTGTACGACCGGCTGGACCGCGGGCGCGAAATGTCGCAGCCGGAATGGCGTTTCGGGCGGATCAGCGGAATGATCGAAACCGCGGAGAACCTGGCCGGCGATTACGGGATCAGCCGGGAGGCCGCCGACGAGTTCGCCGTGCGCAGCCACCGACGGGCCGCCGTCGCGCAGGAGGCGGGCGTGTTCGCCGACGAGATCATTCCGATCGAGGTACCCCAGCGGCGCGCAGACCCGCTGAGCTTCGCGCGCGACGAGGGCGTGCGGCCCGACTCCAGCCTCGAGAGCCTGGCCCGGCTGCGCACCGTCACCCCCGGTGGCACGGTCACTGCCGGCAACTCGAGCCAGCAGAACGACGCCGCCGCCGCGTGCCTGGTGGTCGCCGAGGACGCCTTGGACCGATTGGGTCTCGAGCCCGTCGGCTACCTGGAGGGCTGGGCCGCGGTCGGATGCGAACCGGACCGAATGGGCATCGGCCCCGTCGGCGCAGTCGAAAAGCTTTTCAAGCGAACGGGGTTGGGGTTCGACGACCTGGATCTCATCGAGATCAACGAAGCCTTCGCGGTGCAGGTGCTCGCGGTGCTCTCCGGCTGGGGCCTGCAACTCGCCGACGTGGAGGACCGGCTCAATGTCAACGGCTCCGGGATCTCATTGGGGCACCCGATCGGTGCCACCGGCGTGCGGATCCTGACCACCATGCTGCACGAGCTTCGGCGCCGCAAGGGTGCACTGGCGCTGGAGACCATGTGCATCGGCGGCGGTCAGGGAATCGCCGCGGTGTTCCGGGGTGCGGTATGA
- a CDS encoding OB-fold domain-containing protein yields MTGLLGYSTYVPAHRLGKRVVAGYDEDSTTMAVAAAAELVQGAAAPAALYLATSSPAYADKTNASAVHAALGLPAEAFAADMCGTGRSAFAAIRSAAQTGGLVVSADVRVGRPGSADEKLGGDGAAALLFGAGEPIAEVLATASRTEEFLDRWRAPLQPTGQQWEERFGFERYAPLIRATVAAALDAAGLSDVDHVALACPNSAVVKRAATLVKGQKSVVTSPLGFSGSADATLALCAVLDRADPGDTIVMVSATDGCDALVLRTTAALAERRQRRPLVEQRSGGRPVPHLTYLSWRGLVDLEPPRRPEPERAAAPPAGRAAEWKFGFTGSRCTACDFVHLPPVRVCRSCGIPDDMAPVPAAGLSGAVATYTVDHLAFSPSPPMVQAAVNVDGGGRCTLEVADADPDQLSVGARVGFTFRRLFTAGDVHDYFWKAVLLDGQ; encoded by the coding sequence ATGACGGGGTTGCTCGGATATTCGACGTACGTGCCCGCCCACCGGCTGGGCAAGCGGGTGGTCGCCGGCTACGACGAGGACTCCACCACGATGGCCGTGGCCGCCGCCGCGGAGCTGGTGCAGGGTGCCGCCGCACCCGCGGCGCTCTACCTGGCCACCAGCAGCCCGGCCTACGCCGACAAGACCAACGCGAGCGCCGTGCATGCCGCGCTCGGGTTGCCCGCCGAGGCCTTCGCCGCCGACATGTGCGGCACCGGCCGCAGTGCCTTCGCGGCGATCAGGTCGGCGGCGCAAACCGGGGGACTGGTGGTATCCGCCGACGTTCGGGTCGGCCGGCCCGGTTCCGCCGACGAGAAACTGGGTGGCGACGGCGCGGCCGCGCTGCTGTTCGGTGCCGGGGAACCGATCGCCGAGGTGCTGGCCACCGCGTCCCGAACCGAGGAATTTCTGGACCGCTGGCGGGCACCATTGCAGCCGACCGGCCAGCAGTGGGAGGAGCGGTTCGGATTCGAACGGTACGCCCCGCTGATCAGGGCCACGGTTGCCGCGGCGCTCGACGCCGCGGGCCTGTCCGATGTGGACCATGTGGCATTGGCCTGTCCGAACTCCGCGGTCGTCAAGCGCGCCGCGACCTTGGTCAAGGGTCAGAAGTCGGTTGTCACATCGCCGTTGGGGTTCAGCGGGTCCGCCGATGCCACGCTGGCCTTGTGCGCGGTGCTCGACAGGGCCGATCCCGGGGACACCATCGTGATGGTGTCGGCCACCGACGGTTGCGACGCGCTCGTGCTGCGGACCACCGCCGCGCTCGCCGAGCGCCGGCAGCGCCGCCCACTCGTCGAACAACGCAGCGGCGGGCGGCCCGTTCCGCACCTGACGTATCTGTCTTGGCGCGGCCTTGTCGACCTGGAACCGCCGCGGCGTCCGGAACCTGAGCGGGCCGCGGCCCCGCCGGCCGGCCGCGCCGCGGAGTGGAAGTTCGGGTTCACCGGATCCCGCTGCACCGCCTGCGATTTCGTGCACCTGCCGCCGGTTCGGGTGTGCCGGTCCTGCGGAATTCCCGACGATATGGCCCCGGTGCCGGCGGCGGGCTTGAGCGGGGCCGTCGCCACCTACACCGTCGACCACCTGGCGTTCTCGCCCTCCCCGCCGATGGTGCAGGCCGCCGTCAACGTCGACGGCGGCGGACGCTGCACGCTCGAGGTGGCCGACGCGGACCCCGACCAACTGAGCGTGGGCGCGCGGGTCGGCTTCACCTTCCGTCGCTTGTTCACCGCCGGTGACGTGCACGACTACTTCTGGAAAGCGGTGCTCCTCGATGGCCAGTAA
- a CDS encoding acetyl-CoA acetyltransferase yields the protein MASNGIAGKVAVVGMGCSKFGERWDASTDDLILEAFAECLDSAGVSRDDVDAYWLGTLSSGLGGLTLSRAIGSDDKPVTRVENFCATGSEAFRNACYAVASGAYDIAMAVGVEKLKDSGYSGLLRQDPPGDGTAPEISMTAPAAFSMLDPAYCARYGVHPDEMRAAMTHVAWKNHENGARNPKAQFRSPVKKDTIDNAVKVAGRLGVFDCSGVSDGAACALIVPADRAHEYTDTPMYVSALALIAGSARGAVDPAYDFTTFPEVVKSAKDAYAQAGIEDPATQLSFAEVHDCFTPTEIVLMEDLGFTEPGQGWKDVLGGEFDADGRLPVNIDGGLKSFGHPVGASGLRMLYEAWLQFRGEAGERQLSDPHTALTHNLGGRPGGCVSFVSVVSRDR from the coding sequence ATGGCCAGTAACGGAATCGCCGGCAAGGTTGCCGTCGTCGGCATGGGCTGCAGCAAGTTCGGCGAACGCTGGGATGCCTCCACCGACGACCTGATCCTGGAAGCCTTCGCCGAATGTCTCGACTCGGCCGGCGTGAGCCGCGACGACGTGGACGCCTATTGGCTGGGGACGCTGAGTTCGGGTCTGGGGGGTCTGACGTTGAGTCGGGCCATCGGCAGCGACGACAAACCCGTCACCCGGGTGGAGAACTTCTGTGCCACCGGTTCGGAGGCGTTCCGCAACGCTTGCTACGCGGTGGCCTCCGGCGCCTACGACATCGCGATGGCCGTGGGCGTCGAAAAGCTCAAGGACTCCGGATATTCCGGGCTGCTGCGCCAAGACCCGCCCGGTGACGGCACCGCGCCCGAGATCTCGATGACCGCCCCGGCGGCGTTCTCCATGCTCGACCCGGCCTACTGCGCGCGCTACGGGGTGCATCCCGACGAGATGCGCGCGGCGATGACGCACGTGGCCTGGAAGAACCACGAGAACGGCGCGCGAAACCCGAAGGCGCAGTTCCGTTCCCCGGTCAAGAAGGACACCATCGACAACGCGGTCAAGGTGGCCGGCCGCCTCGGCGTGTTCGACTGTTCCGGGGTGTCCGACGGGGCGGCGTGCGCGCTGATCGTCCCCGCCGACCGCGCCCACGAGTACACCGACACCCCGATGTACGTCAGCGCGCTGGCGCTGATCGCGGGGTCGGCGCGCGGCGCGGTGGACCCCGCCTACGACTTCACGACGTTCCCCGAAGTCGTCAAGTCCGCCAAGGACGCCTACGCGCAGGCCGGAATCGAGGATCCGGCGACCCAACTGTCGTTCGCGGAAGTGCATGACTGCTTCACCCCCACCGAAATCGTCCTGATGGAAGACCTCGGCTTCACCGAACCCGGGCAGGGCTGGAAGGACGTGCTCGGCGGCGAGTTCGACGCCGACGGTCGACTACCGGTGAACATCGACGGCGGGCTGAAGAGCTTCGGCCACCCGGTCGGGGCCAGCGGGCTGCGGATGCTCTACGAAGCCTGGCTGCAGTTCCGCGGCGAGGCCGGGGAACGCCAGCTGTCCGATCCGCACACCGCATTGACCCACAATCTCGGTGGCCGCCCCGGCGGCTGTGTGTCGTTCGTATCGGTCGTCAGCCGCGACCGCTAA
- a CDS encoding SDR family NAD(P)-dependent oxidoreductase, translating into MPGVTDKVVVVTGAGGGLGRAYARFLAANGALVVVNDLGGARDGSGAGTSMADTVVEEIRTAGGRAVANYSSVATGEGAAEIIKTALDEFGAVHGIVSNAGILRDTAFHKMTDENWDAVQQVHLNGGYHVIRAAWPHFREQSYGRVVVATSTSGLYGNFGQANYGAAKAGLIGLINTLAIEGAKYNITANAIAPLAATRMTADIAPQELLDKLDPDLVAPAVGYLVSEQNHDTGSVFVVGGGLVQRVAQFQNDGVTFAAPPTLDEISGRWAEISDMANAKLGTNPV; encoded by the coding sequence GTGCCTGGAGTAACAGACAAGGTCGTCGTCGTCACCGGAGCCGGCGGCGGCCTGGGCCGCGCCTACGCGCGCTTCCTCGCCGCCAACGGCGCTCTGGTCGTGGTCAACGACCTCGGCGGAGCGCGTGATGGATCCGGCGCGGGAACTTCCATGGCCGACACCGTCGTCGAGGAAATCCGCACGGCCGGGGGCCGCGCCGTCGCCAACTACTCGTCGGTGGCCACCGGCGAAGGTGCCGCCGAGATCATCAAGACCGCCCTCGACGAGTTCGGCGCGGTGCACGGAATCGTCAGCAACGCCGGCATTCTGCGGGACACGGCTTTTCACAAGATGACCGACGAGAACTGGGACGCCGTGCAGCAGGTGCACCTCAACGGCGGCTACCACGTGATCCGGGCGGCGTGGCCGCACTTCCGTGAGCAGAGCTACGGCCGGGTCGTCGTCGCCACCTCGACCAGCGGGCTCTACGGCAACTTCGGTCAGGCCAACTACGGCGCCGCCAAGGCCGGGCTCATCGGGCTGATCAACACCCTGGCCATCGAGGGCGCCAAGTACAACATCACGGCCAACGCGATCGCGCCGCTGGCCGCCACCCGCATGACCGCCGACATCGCGCCGCAGGAACTGCTGGACAAGCTGGACCCCGACCTGGTGGCCCCCGCCGTCGGCTACCTGGTGTCCGAGCAGAACCACGACACCGGTTCGGTGTTCGTCGTGGGCGGCGGCCTGGTCCAACGGGTCGCCCAGTTCCAGAACGACGGGGTCACCTTCGCGGCGCCGCCCACGCTGGATGAGATCTCGGGTCGGTGGGCGGAGATCAGCGATATGGCCAACGCCAAACTGGGCACCAACCCGGTTTGA
- a CDS encoding class I adenylate-forming enzyme family protein: MMHLEQSYLPANRGAPLVETTVGALLKAQAAKHGPRLALVGVRHGTAVTERLTYAELFDEARRVAAALSQLVPPGSLVALWAPNVIEWPIIQYGAALAGMVLVALNPVLRDDELEYALSHSRAVLLLHADVSRDYPMVEVAERVCAGLPQVRRISLSETETWRASAPVEAGPVPDDPDAVAMLQYTSGTTGRPKGVVLNHRALVNVARLTMDTLRVPAEAVAFNPLPMFHTAGCVIATLGPLWVGGTVILAERFTPQSALEVLRNEAVEVLFYVPTVLAALLDQQRRSAEPAPRLGIVMGGASEVAPTLIDGVAEVFGAEVYNLYGQTELSSVLTLTRPGDSRDDRLNTVGRPLPHVDCKIIDPDTGEVLPVGVEGEICARGYQQFVEYLHDPDATARALDREGFVRTGDLGRMDERGLVTVTGRLKELIIRGGENIAPAEVEGPLSQADTDVDVVVLGLPDDRFGEIVAAVLHSSGGVDAAVKAQFIEHARDRLAAHKIPARWFVADDLPVTPTGKVQRFALRDAILRNEMPEL; the protein is encoded by the coding sequence ATGATGCACCTCGAACAGTCCTACTTGCCCGCCAACCGCGGCGCACCACTGGTGGAGACGACTGTCGGTGCGCTGCTGAAGGCGCAGGCGGCCAAGCACGGTCCGCGCCTGGCACTGGTGGGCGTCCGGCACGGGACCGCGGTGACCGAACGCCTCACCTACGCTGAACTGTTCGACGAGGCGAGGCGGGTTGCGGCAGCGTTGTCGCAGCTCGTCCCGCCGGGCAGCTTGGTCGCGCTGTGGGCGCCGAACGTCATCGAATGGCCCATCATCCAGTACGGCGCCGCGCTGGCCGGAATGGTGCTTGTGGCGCTCAATCCGGTTCTGCGCGACGACGAGCTGGAATATGCGCTGTCGCACTCGCGGGCGGTGTTGCTCCTGCATGCCGATGTCAGCCGCGACTACCCGATGGTCGAGGTCGCTGAGCGGGTGTGCGCCGGGCTGCCGCAGGTGCGGCGAATCTCGCTGAGCGAGACCGAAACCTGGCGAGCTTCCGCGCCGGTCGAGGCGGGCCCCGTCCCGGACGACCCCGACGCCGTCGCCATGCTGCAGTACACCTCCGGCACCACCGGAAGGCCCAAAGGTGTTGTCCTCAACCATCGTGCGCTGGTCAACGTCGCTCGCCTGACCATGGACACCCTCCGGGTGCCCGCGGAGGCTGTCGCGTTCAATCCGCTGCCGATGTTTCACACCGCCGGCTGCGTGATTGCGACGCTGGGTCCGTTGTGGGTGGGCGGCACCGTCATCCTGGCCGAGCGGTTCACCCCGCAATCGGCACTGGAGGTCCTGCGCAACGAGGCGGTGGAGGTGCTGTTCTACGTGCCGACCGTCCTGGCCGCCTTACTCGACCAACAGCGCCGCAGTGCCGAGCCCGCCCCGCGCCTCGGCATCGTCATGGGCGGTGCCTCCGAGGTGGCGCCCACCCTGATCGATGGAGTCGCGGAGGTGTTCGGCGCCGAGGTCTACAACCTTTACGGCCAAACCGAACTCTCATCGGTGTTGACCCTCACCCGGCCCGGCGACAGTCGGGACGACCGGCTCAACACCGTTGGCCGTCCGCTTCCGCACGTCGACTGCAAGATCATCGACCCGGACACCGGAGAGGTGCTGCCGGTGGGCGTGGAGGGGGAGATCTGCGCGCGCGGCTACCAGCAGTTCGTGGAGTACCTGCATGATCCGGACGCCACCGCCCGGGCGCTCGACCGGGAGGGATTCGTGCGCACCGGCGATCTGGGCCGGATGGACGAACGCGGCCTCGTGACCGTCACCGGACGGCTCAAGGAGCTGATCATCCGCGGCGGCGAGAACATCGCGCCGGCCGAAGTCGAAGGGCCGCTGAGCCAAGCGGATACGGACGTCGACGTGGTGGTCCTGGGCCTGCCAGACGACCGGTTCGGGGAGATCGTCGCCGCCGTGCTGCATTCCAGTGGCGGTGTCGACGCCGCCGTGAAAGCTCAGTTCATCGAGCATGCGCGTGACCGACTCGCGGCCCACAAGATACCGGCGCGCTGGTTCGTCGCCGACGACTTGCCGGTCACCCCGACCGGCAAAGTCCAACGCTTCGCTCTCCGGGACGCCATCCTGCGAAATGAGATGCCCGAACTATGA